Part of the Pelodiscus sinensis isolate JC-2024 chromosome 15, ASM4963464v1, whole genome shotgun sequence genome is shown below.
gggggaggggtgggggcagcattgggggcgggggggagtagagaggggggaggggtgggggcagcattgggggcggggggagtagacaggggggaggggtggggcagcattgggggcgggggggagtagagagggggaggggtgggggcagcattgggggcgggggggagtagagaggggggaggggtgggggcagcattggGGCAGGAGGTTGTTGGTTGTGAGATCAGCATGGAGGGGAGGTAGAGCAGAGAGGGATTGGGAGGAAAGAACTTGGCAGGGGTGAAGAAGAGGATGGGATCCTGGGAGTTGTGTGGGAAACTTGGgactgggaaaggagaaggaggtCTGGCTATTGTGGGACTAGGGGGCTTATGGACTCCCATGCCCTTGAAGCTGGGGCAGCGTTGGGGAGGTTCTCAGCCGTGCCATGCACTGGGCTTTCTTGCAGTATGTTTTAAACTGCACAGACGTTGTGAGCGCTTTCCTAGACAGGGACTGTAGATACCATAATCCTTGCCAATAAAATTCCCTTTTAGGTAGTGGATCACTACGAAAATCCTAGAAACGTGGGCTCCCTTGATAAGAGTGCAAAGAACGTTGGCACTGGATTAGTGGGTGCCCCTGCCTGTGGAGATGTGATGAAATTACAGGTGAGTTATCAAATAACAAACATGATTATTTCTGTGTTCACTGAGAGATCTCTAGTATATTGAATATTATGAACTGACCACGCTGGTTATGTTGACAATCATATAAGCTGTTTGCCAGAAAAAAAGAGAGGACATGCAAGTAACTTTACAAAATGAAAAGTTACAGAATATGAACATATTAGTCTTAAATGAGAACTGCCTTCACATGAAACTTCTGGTGGATAATTCTGatttaatggtattacaggtggtaaaataaaaaatataaaagagCCTCTATTTCATTTATATATCTGATTGTTTCCCATACATTGTCATGTTATCCACTGTTAAAATGTTCTGGTGAAAATCAACAAGAATATCAGGAGGATTTAGAGGCAGGTGTCAGCTCTGAAGACTACATTTAACTCACCTTTTGAAACAAAAGTAGACCTTAAGTGGATGATGTCCATTAAAGTCTACTTGTAACTGCTGTCTTAAACCACTAGTAAAATGACTTTCCGTTTCTAGAActaaaatgtaaatgttttacAGTATTCCTTGCCTTACTCTTAGGTCCTATTCTGCTACCATGGATACCAATGTGAAGGATACTTTGCCTTGATTTCTGTGAATAGGTTGAAATCAAATCATTATCAAGCTGAGTCCTCTTCAGTTATAGTACCACAAGAATGTTATGTAACCAAATATATAACACAAATATTATATACCAAATCAATGTCATTGGAATTCTTGCAGGTTGAAGTagataaaaatggaaaaattgtTGATGCAAGATTCAAAACATTTGGCTGTGGATCAGCAATTGCCTCAAGCTCATTGGCCACAGAATGGATTAAAGGAAAAACGGTAAAACTGACTTCACATCTGTGAAAGAGCATATTACACAAAAACTAGCAGCATAAATCGCTATTAATGCTACACCATTCATTATTAGAGGCTATATGTGGAACCATGAGAAGCATAGTATGAAGTTTCCGTTTTACCTAGTGTGAATTTTTTCTACAATGAAGCAGGTTAAAAATATTTCATCCCTGTCAATGAAATGTGATCTAGTTTACTAATCTTAATTTCCATTTCTAGAAAAGCAGACCTTACTTTGATAGCTTAATTTTCAAAGTGGCTTTGGCCTACATAGCCAGAAATAATTTATGCATATTTTCCtgacagaggatattgtgaagaccaagtctttaacagggttcaaaaaagaactagttaaattcatggaggatatatccctcaatatttattagccaggataggtaggaagggtgtccctagcctttgtttgtcagaagctgttcATATGAAAATTTTTTGCTTACGTCTGGTATCTTGGGATGGAAGGAGAATGGGAAAGATGTTGATAGGGTGGTCAGAGCAATTTGTTTATACACAAcccttttaaaatgcttttgcaCTATCAGTAAGCATACCAAAATAATTCTTTGTATGTTTCTCTCACAACCCCATCCTGAAGGTTAGTCCTCAAAACACGTCTTTCACAAATCTGTGGCTCAAGATGACCACCTCAGGTGATTGATGACTAGCAGCCATAATCCTGTATTAATAGGTTTATAAATTTCAGGTTGACGAAGCCTTGAAGATCAGAAATACTGATATTGCTAGAGAACTCTGTCTTCCTCCAGTTAAACTCCACTGTTCTAGTAAGTTTGAGTTAAATGCAGCTTGTTTAAACACCGAACTGTCTTAATTTTTAGAACCTATATTGTCTAACCTAACCCAGAAACAACATAGTATAACTTACTGTAGTTTGACTCTACAATTCTTACTGAGGATTCTAGGTATTTGCAAAAGACATCAGTCAACAGGATGTCATTAGTGTTACCCACCTTTTGAGTCTGCCATAAATTCTCATGAATTAAATGCATAGCCCTAGTGATCTCTTTTAAGGTGACCttcaaaagaaacaaacaggGTTTGGCTATTTTGGAACATATGATGAAGGCCTGAAAGACtttgttatatttttgttagaAGCCAGATCTTTCATCTAAGAGTCACCACTGACTCGAGAATTAGTGGTGTGACATCAAAGAGTCAAAAAAGGAAAGCTGAGCATTTAATCAGAAGGAAAGTCTTGTCTGACCAGTTTACCTTTCTCCAGAACATTAGTCAAGATTCAGTATCCCTTCTCCCTCAATGTAAATGTGAATTCAGACATAAATGACAATGAGAGCTGAAGTTCCTGGTGCTGGTAAGGTGAAGTAGCAACCCCCACTTAAAGAAAAATCCTCACTAATAAATGCCAAAAAATGACATAGGCCCCATTTTTAAATCTTTGTGGGCTCCCTTAAAAGGAATGTAACATATATTAAGGGTGTTGAATAAGATAGATTTCAATTAATTCCTGAGAGAAAATTAAGAGCATTCCCTCAACTAAGGAACAGGGCAGGCTTTGCTGTTGAAACACTCCTTGTGTGTATTAGTCGTAACCTGCAAAAAACACTAGCCTTCTCTTTTTCTATCAGTGTCTCTGCTGCATAGTACTATAGATACTCAATACAAACACAAATGCCTGTTTTTGCTGTTGTTGTTTAAGGTGGATCATTTTTACTCCCTATTTACAAACAGGGTtctaaacactttttttttttttacttttcagtgCTTGCTGAAGATGCAATCAAGGCTGCTCTGGCAGATTACAAGTTGAAACAAGATCCTAAGAAAGAGTTGGAGAAGAAAGCAGCCAATACTTAAAACTAATGTTTGAGACTGTAGAGCTTGCTCTCATTCCACTTAAATCTACAGTGCAATTACTTTAGATGTTAGACATGAGAACCAGTGCAGTACTAAAAAAAGCTGTATAATACGCACATAAGATACGCACAATGTTTCACTGTTTCATGTGTATTAAACCACTGATGTGGTGCTCAAATTACTGGAATGTTTGAGCTTATTTCAGCACAGACTACTGGTCTATTCTGACTTCATATTATGTGTACGGATATGGGTGGCAGTTAGTTCTGGAGTGACAGTTGAGTTTTCAGCAAAGAAAATCCTGGTGTTTCAAATGTTAGAAGGTCTGAAATCCATAGACTAGCTGTACAGTTTTGTATAGTAAAAGGTAATATTGGAAAGTGTTCTGCCTTAGTCTGAATGTCTTATCCATGAAATTGCAGATCAGTTTTATTGCATATGCTGTACATAATTTATTAAACAATCTATGGCAATTCCTATTGGGTATAATtgtgttaagaacataagaatggccatactgggtcagaccaaagatccatccagcctggtatcctgtctgccgacagtggccaataccaggtgccccagagtgagtgaatcgaacaggtaatgatcaagcgatatttcccctgccatccatttccaccctctggcaaacagaagctagggacaccattccttacctatcctggctaatagccattaatggacttaaattcatggaggttatctagttctcttttaaatcatgttatagtcctagccttcacaacctcttcaggcaaggagttccacaggttgactgtgcgctgtctgaagaacttccttttatttgttttaaacctgctgcccattagaggccaccaaatgaaactagttcttatactatgggaacaagtaaacaacatttccttatttactctctccataccactcatgattttatatacctctatcacatcccccccttagtctcctattttccaacctgaaaagtcctagtctctttaatctctcctcatattggACCCATtcgaaacccctaatcattttaattgccctcctctgaactttttctaatgccagtatatcttttttgagatgagaccacaccTCTattcagtattcaaggtgtgggtgtactgtggatttatataagggcaataagatattttgtcttattccctgtcccttttttaatgattcctaacattctgttttgctttttcaaCTGCCACTGCATGCtgcatggatgtcttcagagaactatccacgatgactcccaagatctctttcccaattagttgtagctaaattaacccccatcatattgtttgtatagttggggttattttttccaatgtacattactttacttttatccacattcaatttcatttgtcattttgttgcccaatcagttaGTTTGAACTTTTggaagttcttcagtctgctttggtcttaactaccttgagcagtttagtattgtctgcaaattttgccacctcactttgtccagatcatttatgaaaaagttgaataggattggtcctaggattgacccttggggaacacctgTAGCTacccccctctccattctgaaaatttaccctttattcctaccctttgtttcctgtcttttaaccagttctcagtccatgaaaggatcttccttcttatcccatgacaacttaacttacgtaagagcctttggtgagggaccttgtcaaagactttctggaaatctaagttcaCTGTATCtgctggattccccttgtccacatgtttgttgaccccttcaaagaactctaggatataagtaagacatgatttccctttacagaaaccatgttgatttttgcccaacaaattatgttctacaTGTCttgaaaattttattctttactattgtctcaactaatttgcctggtactgatgttagacttaccggtctgtaattgctgggatcacctctagagccctttttaaatattagtgctACATTAGCTATCTACCAGTCATTGGGTTCAGAAGCTGTTTTAAAGGAtaaaggttacaaaccatagttaatagttccgcaatttcacttTTGAggtctttcagaactcttgggtgaatgccatctggtcctggtgacttgttagtcaagtttatcaattaattccaaaacctcctttaatgacacttcaatctgtgataattcctcagatttgccacctacaaaggatgggtcagatttgggaatcttcctaacatcctcagACATGAAGACtcaagcaaataattcatttagtttctccgcaatgactttatcatctttttaagtgttccttttgtatctcgatcgtccagggtccccacttcctgcttctgatgtacttaaacattttattacctttttgagtttttggctagctgttcttcaaactcctttttggcttttcttattacatttttacacttaatttggcagt
Proteins encoded:
- the ISCU gene encoding iron-sulfur cluster assembly enzyme ISCU, translated to MAALRLTGGWAAAALLRPGPGGLAGPAAGYHKKVVDHYENPRNVGSLDKSAKNVGTGLVGAPACGDVMKLQVEVDKNGKIVDARFKTFGCGSAIASSSLATEWIKGKTVDEALKIRNTDIARELCLPPVKLHCSMLAEDAIKAALADYKLKQDPKKELEKKAANT